CCTCTCTAATACAAAAAAATCCCCACGCAAAAACATGCGTGAGGGCGTTAATCACTTTTGATACGCGGTACCACCTCAGTTGATAACTCATTCTGCAGCTATCATCTCAAACCTTCTCAACAAAGAAGTTGCACGATAAGGGGTGCCAAACCTAACGTTTATGTGTTCACGTTAATTGTCAATTCTCTTCAGCCCATTCATTCCACCTTCATACTGGTTTTCAGCAACCACCAGCTCTCTATAAAAAAGGATAGAATTACTCTTCTGATGACTATTATTCTACATTGTTTTATCTATTTTTGTCAAGATTATGTTTCTAGTTTCACGTGAAACACAACCTCAGATACAACCAAAATAGTCATTACTTGACGGAAACTTAAAAAGACTTGATAATAAGAATATCATTTCTAGGAGATATTATATGAAACGTCGAATAATAGACATACTTTTAGTTACACTCGGTTCTTTTATTGCTGCGGTTGGCTATAACTCACTTTTAGTTAAGAATAATATTGCTTCAGGTGGTGTCGGAGGGCTAGCCATTAGTTTAAACGCCCTTTTTGGTTGGAATAATGCTAACTTCGTCTTAGCAACAACCATCCCTTTGTTAATTTTATGTTGGTTCTTTCTTGGCCGCGAAGTTCTCCTAAAAACCTTCTATGGGTCTCTTGTCTTCCCAACTTTTATTAAATTAACTGAGGGCTTACCTACACTCACCAAACAACCTTTGTTGGCTGCTATTTTTGGTGGGATTGTATTAGGGCTAGGACTAGGAATAGTCTTCTATGGAAATTCCTCAACTGGAGGAACTGGAATTATCACACAAATTCTCAACAAATATACGCCACTCCCACTAGGAATGGTACTACT
Above is a window of Streptococcus salivarius DNA encoding:
- a CDS encoding YitT family protein — translated: MKRRIIDILLVTLGSFIAAVGYNSLLVKNNIASGGVGGLAISLNALFGWNNANFVLATTIPLLILCWFFLGREVLLKTFYGSLVFPTFIKLTEGLPTLTKQPLLAAIFGGIVLGLGLGIVFYGNSSTGGTGIITQILNKYTPLPLGMVLLIVDGIIVAISAIAFPPDTVMYSILSLGVVSLTIDKMMVGLNSSRNLLIISQNSEQILNYITRVADRGATKIPVLGGHTGHAQNMIMTTLSTHEVPKVQEEIQKIDETAFIVIVPASTVMGRGFSLQKDYQRVPNDFINPL